One Gammaproteobacteria bacterium DNA window includes the following coding sequences:
- a CDS encoding HAMP domain-containing histidine kinase produces the protein MPRTLYARLAVVLVVLVLGIALVYVALSISASWHYLTEANQKLSRDLAKNLVMDRDLVKEGRLDEARLKDTFKQYMTINPGIEIYLLDRRGTILSFSADPGKVKRRRVSLAPIHAFLDGGDYPLLGDDPRSHERRKAFSVTPVPTAENPQGYLYVVLQGEEFDSVYRAIGDNYFIHLGLWALAGSLLFGLCAGLLMFHLLTRRLRRLSRAMDRFRASGFAVQQAVAGETHPEKLDEIGRLGLSFDQMAARIVDQMEELKRQDQVRRDMVAQVSHDLRTPLATLHGYLETLHIRNGAFAAKERKEYIAIALRHSERLTRLVAELFELAKLDARDRQLRTEPFSIAELVQDVVQKFQLKARRRRMYLYHELGDKLPFVCADIGLIERALENLLDNALEHGTEGNRICVSLSSSSNGVQVQVADSGPGIAPADQARIFDRFYQADNHHRGGDHAGLGLAIVKRILELHKADISVASRRGEGTRFVFSLTAWRNG, from the coding sequence GTGCCGCGCACTTTATACGCCAGGCTCGCCGTGGTGCTTGTGGTCCTGGTGTTGGGCATCGCGCTGGTTTATGTGGCGCTCAGCATTTCCGCGTCGTGGCACTATCTGACCGAGGCCAACCAAAAGCTGAGCCGCGATCTGGCCAAGAATCTGGTGATGGACCGGGATCTGGTGAAGGAAGGGCGCCTGGACGAAGCGCGCCTGAAAGATACATTCAAACAATACATGACCATCAACCCCGGTATCGAAATCTACCTGCTGGACCGGCGCGGCACCATTCTTTCTTTTTCCGCCGACCCCGGCAAAGTGAAGCGGCGGCGCGTGTCCCTGGCGCCGATACACGCATTTTTGGACGGCGGCGACTATCCCCTGCTGGGGGATGATCCGCGCAGCCACGAGCGGCGCAAAGCATTTTCCGTCACGCCGGTGCCCACTGCGGAGAATCCGCAAGGTTATCTCTACGTGGTGCTGCAGGGCGAGGAGTTTGACTCGGTGTATCGCGCAATAGGGGACAACTATTTCATCCACCTTGGCCTGTGGGCCCTGGCCGGGAGTTTGTTGTTCGGCTTGTGCGCCGGCTTGCTGATGTTTCACCTGCTCACCCGCCGCCTGCGGCGTTTGAGCCGGGCCATGGACCGCTTCCGGGCCTCGGGTTTTGCCGTGCAGCAAGCTGTTGCCGGGGAAACACACCCAGAAAAACTCGACGAAATCGGGCGCTTGGGCTTGAGTTTCGACCAGATGGCCGCGCGCATTGTGGACCAGATGGAAGAACTCAAACGGCAAGACCAGGTCCGCCGCGACATGGTCGCTCAGGTGTCTCACGATTTGCGCACCCCCCTGGCCACCCTGCACGGTTATCTGGAAACGCTGCATATCAGAAACGGCGCATTCGCCGCCAAAGAGCGCAAGGAATACATCGCCATTGCCCTGCGGCACAGTGAGCGGCTGACGCGCCTGGTGGCGGAACTGTTTGAGCTGGCCAAGCTCGATGCCCGGGACCGGCAATTGCGCACCGAACCCTTTTCCATCGCGGAGCTGGTGCAAGACGTGGTACAGAAATTTCAACTCAAAGCCCGGCGCCGCCGGATGTATCTGTACCATGAACTGGGTGACAAGCTGCCTTTCGTTTGCGCGGACATCGGCCTCATTGAGCGGGCTTTGGAAAATTTATTGGACAACGCGCTGGAACACGGCACAGAGGGCAACCGCATATGCGTGAGCCTTTCCAGCAGCAGCAACGGCGTGCAGGTTCAAGTGGCCGACAGCGGACCGGGCATCGCCCCCGCCGACCAGGCCCGGATATTCGACCGCTTCTATCAGGCGGACAATCATCATCGCGGAGGTGACCACGCCGGGCTGGGTCTGGCCATCGTCAAACGCATTTTGGAGCTGCACAAGGCCGACATCAGCGTCGCCAGCCGCCGGGGAGAAGGAACCCGGTTTGTTTTTTCCCTGACCGCGTGGCGAAACGGATAA
- a CDS encoding response regulator transcription factor, producing the protein MTRKALIIEDNHDIARLIQLHLGDIHFDADIAGDGGAGLARFQRVRYDLVVLDLMLPVQDGLSVCRALRAAPGYVPILMVTAKSTELDRVLGLEVGADDYLTKPFSIPEFLARIKALFRRMEAMGGGDEGAAGTRVHGDLSINPGKRQVCIEDREIPLTVKEFDLLLHFARHPGRVYSRARLLDEIWGYHHNGYDHTVNSHINRLRAKIEQDPARPRYILTVWGVGYKFNDQLD; encoded by the coding sequence ATGACCCGCAAAGCCCTCATCATCGAAGACAACCACGACATCGCCAGGCTGATTCAGCTGCATCTGGGCGATATTCACTTCGACGCGGACATCGCCGGCGATGGCGGCGCGGGGCTGGCCCGGTTTCAGCGCGTCCGCTACGATCTGGTGGTGCTGGACCTCATGCTGCCGGTGCAGGACGGCTTGTCGGTATGCCGCGCCTTGCGGGCGGCGCCAGGCTATGTGCCCATCCTCATGGTCACGGCGAAATCCACCGAGTTGGACCGGGTGCTGGGCTTGGAAGTGGGCGCGGACGACTACCTCACCAAACCTTTCAGCATTCCCGAATTTCTGGCCCGCATCAAAGCCTTGTTCCGCCGCATGGAGGCCATGGGCGGCGGGGATGAAGGTGCTGCCGGCACCCGCGTGCACGGTGATTTGTCCATCAACCCCGGCAAGCGGCAGGTGTGTATCGAAGACCGGGAAATCCCGCTTACGGTGAAAGAGTTTGATCTGCTCTTGCACTTCGCCCGTCACCCCGGACGGGTCTACAGCCGCGCCCGGTTGCTGGACGAGATCTGGGGTTACCATCACAACGGCTACGACCACACCGTAAACTCCCACATCAACCGCCTGCGCGCCAAGATCGAACAGGATCCCGCCCGGCCCCGTTACATTCTCACCGTGTGGGGTGTGGGCTACAAATTCAACGATCAATTGGACTGA